Below is a window of Dromiciops gliroides isolate mDroGli1 chromosome 5, mDroGli1.pri, whole genome shotgun sequence DNA.
GAATATACTAAACTTCAGTTCCCCTTTTGTTTTCTGTGTAGCTGGAGCTCTCCAACACGGCCATCCTGCACCAGATGAGGCGGGACCAAGTCACAGACACGTGTCGGGCCAACAGTGTGACCAGCCGGAAAAGGCGTGTCCTGACCCCCAATGACCTCAAGCACTTGGTGGTGGATGAAGACCACGAGCTGATCTATTGCTACGTGCCCAAAGTTGCTTGTACAAACTGGAAGAGGGTCATGATGGTTCTGACCGGGAGGGGGAAATACAGCGACCCCATGGAGATCCCCGCCAACGAAGCCCACGTCTCGGCCAACCTGAAGACCCTCAACCAATACAGCATCCCAGAAATCAACCACCGCTTGAAAAACTACATGAAGTTCCTGTTTGTCCGCGAGCCTTTTGAGAGGCTGGTGTCAGCCTACAGGAACAAGTTTACCCAGAAGTACAATACCTCCTTTCACAAACGATACGGGACCAAGATTGTCAAGCGCCAAAGGAAGAACGCCACCCAAGAGGCCCTGCGGAAGGGAGATGACGTGAAGTTTGAGGAGTTTGTTGCGTACCTCATCGATCCACTCACCCAGAGAGAGGAACCTTTCAACGAGCACTGGCAAACG
It encodes the following:
- the CHST11 gene encoding carbohydrate sulfotransferase 11 gives rise to the protein MKPTLFEVMRMNRICRMALVTCLGSFILVIFYFQSMLHPVMRRNPFGMDICCRKGSRSPLQELYNPTQLELSNTAILHQMRRDQVTDTCRANSVTSRKRRVLTPNDLKHLVVDEDHELIYCYVPKVACTNWKRVMMVLTGRGKYSDPMEIPANEAHVSANLKTLNQYSIPEINHRLKNYMKFLFVREPFERLVSAYRNKFTQKYNTSFHKRYGTKIVKRQRKNATQEALRKGDDVKFEEFVAYLIDPLTQREEPFNEHWQTVYSLCHPCHIHYDLIGKYETLEDDSNYVLQLAGVGSYLKFPTYAKSTKTTDEMTTEFFQNISMEHQTQLYDVYKLDFLMFNYSVPSYLKLE